A section of the Bacillus pumilus genome encodes:
- a CDS encoding GTP pyrophosphokinase yields the protein MNMSATHVEDLKNVMEDWKNELLVYKFALDEMDTKFSIISQEYNLIHGHNPIEHTKSRIKSFESIVNKLARKGCDITTQCAKEYIHDIAGVRIICSFIQDIYNIIDVLRQREDLTILEVKDYIQHPKPNGYRSLHLIVEIPVYLTNRVEHVKVEIQVRTIAMDFWASLEHKIYYKLQNDVPHQLTDELKEAADIAHYLDEKMQNIKREID from the coding sequence ATGAATATGTCAGCAACTCATGTAGAAGATTTGAAAAACGTCATGGAAGACTGGAAAAATGAATTATTAGTATATAAATTTGCATTAGATGAAATGGATACGAAGTTTTCAATCATTAGCCAAGAATATAATTTAATCCATGGCCACAATCCAATAGAGCATACAAAATCACGGATCAAATCCTTTGAAAGCATTGTAAATAAATTAGCAAGAAAAGGATGCGACATCACAACACAATGTGCCAAGGAGTATATTCATGATATCGCAGGTGTCCGCATCATCTGCTCCTTTATTCAAGATATCTATAATATTATCGATGTATTGAGGCAAAGAGAGGATCTAACAATCCTTGAAGTGAAAGATTACATTCAACATCCAAAACCAAATGGCTACAGAAGTCTTCATTTAATTGTGGAGATTCCTGTCTACTTAACGAATCGTGTGGAGCATGTGAAGGTTGAGATTCAGGTGCGGACCATAGCGATGGATTTTTGGGCGAGTCTTGAACATAAAATCTATTATAAATTGCAAAACGATGTTCCTCATCAGCTAACCGATGAACTGAAGGAAGCGGCTGATATAGCCCATTACTTAGATGAAAAAATGCAAAATATTAAACGAGAAATTGATTAG
- a CDS encoding ABC transporter permease yields MTERQILAPVQQTKKQRPSFHLFDFFYRYGTILTIVVLIVVFAAANPAFLQTGNIINILRSISIVTIIAVGLTISLAVNGFDLSVGSVATLSNAIVISMFVWFSQNPLIAILSALAAALIVGLLNALMIVKMKIPDMLMTLAMMFIIQGLAQTYTKGATISENMVLPDGTFSTGTIPAFFSKIGQVPYIILLMAVIVLFAHIFMTYTKHGRFMYIIGGNKEAARLSGIHVNKYKIAAYLLSALFAAIGGIVLASRVMTAEINAGTPYLMDGVAAAFIGFSVMGAGKPNAFGTFIGAVLIGILQNGLVMMSVPYYAMDIVKGSVLALALALTYYKQRG; encoded by the coding sequence ATGACTGAACGACAAATTCTAGCCCCTGTGCAGCAAACGAAAAAACAGCGGCCATCCTTTCATCTATTTGATTTCTTTTATCGATATGGCACGATCTTAACCATTGTTGTATTGATTGTGGTATTTGCGGCAGCGAATCCAGCGTTTTTACAAACAGGGAATATCATCAATATCTTACGGTCTATCTCGATTGTGACCATTATTGCGGTGGGGCTTACCATCTCATTGGCAGTCAACGGCTTTGATCTATCAGTCGGATCAGTCGCAACGTTATCAAATGCAATCGTGATTTCTATGTTTGTGTGGTTTTCGCAAAACCCGCTGATTGCGATCCTTTCTGCGCTAGCGGCTGCCCTTATTGTTGGTTTACTCAATGCCTTGATGATTGTCAAAATGAAAATTCCAGATATGCTCATGACATTAGCCATGATGTTTATCATTCAAGGATTGGCTCAGACGTATACGAAAGGGGCGACCATTTCTGAAAACATGGTGCTGCCTGACGGTACATTCTCAACGGGTACAATTCCCGCCTTTTTTAGCAAAATCGGACAGGTGCCATATATTATTCTCTTAATGGCAGTGATTGTGCTATTTGCACATATTTTCATGACCTACACAAAGCACGGACGATTTATGTACATCATTGGTGGGAATAAGGAAGCGGCTCGATTGTCCGGGATACATGTAAATAAATATAAAATCGCGGCATATCTGCTCTCGGCTTTATTTGCAGCAATCGGTGGTATTGTGCTGGCATCAAGGGTGATGACAGCGGAAATAAATGCAGGCACACCTTATTTAATGGATGGCGTAGCGGCAGCTTTTATCGGTTTTTCCGTCATGGGAGCAGGAAAACCAAATGCATTTGGTACTTTTATTGGGGCTGTGCTCATCGGAATTTTGCAAAATGGGCTTGTGATGATGTCTGTCCCTTATTACGCGATGGATATTGTGAAAGGCTCTGTACTCGCGCTTGCGCTAGCGTTGACGTATTACAAACAGCGAGGCTGA
- a CDS encoding right-handed parallel beta-helix repeat-containing protein: MKRAIPGILLILFITVISFGCQAMTEEAGAKQSTAYHVATNGNDKNPGTKQKPFRTLKKAASMAKAGTTIYVRGGTYKEKLIVRHSGTKKAPVIFQAYGKEKPVISGASLKGNQADGGLVTIDQKSYITLKGLTVGHLKTNKEDLTPVGIFIKGSGKGVKLLNNRVYDIQTTHKNGNAHGIAVYGTKAPAAIEDIEIKGNTVEKLKLGFSEAFVLNGNVTKFRVTHNTVRHTDNIGIDLIGFENVAPSKKYDQVRNGVVSRNKVYEITSVGNPAYGKDISAGGIYVDGGKDIVIDHNITHHNDLGIEVTSEHKGKMADRIRIEHNQVYLNRYTGISIGGYDKKRGGTTNTTISHNILYKNDTAGLEGGQLLMQYQAVNNRITSNIMTASASHYLVVNLYGVNQKNIFQKNVYDDRKGAKASQWVWRGKWMEGYKTYLSKSGQDKGSAHLNPQFVNEKKYDFRLKKSSPAKKIIGN, encoded by the coding sequence ATGAAACGAGCGATACCAGGTATTTTACTTATTTTATTCATAACCGTCATCAGCTTCGGCTGTCAAGCGATGACGGAGGAGGCTGGCGCTAAGCAAAGCACAGCCTATCACGTAGCGACAAACGGAAACGATAAAAACCCAGGAACGAAGCAAAAACCTTTTCGCACGCTGAAAAAAGCGGCAAGTATGGCGAAAGCTGGGACAACCATTTACGTGAGAGGCGGCACATATAAAGAGAAATTGATTGTCCGCCATTCAGGTACAAAGAAAGCACCAGTTATCTTTCAAGCTTATGGAAAAGAAAAACCTGTTATTAGCGGGGCTTCACTTAAAGGAAATCAAGCAGATGGCGGTCTTGTCACGATCGATCAAAAAAGTTACATTACCCTCAAAGGTCTGACGGTGGGACATCTCAAGACGAATAAAGAAGACCTGACCCCAGTCGGTATTTTCATCAAAGGAAGCGGGAAAGGCGTAAAACTTCTCAACAACCGAGTGTATGACATTCAGACGACACACAAAAATGGGAATGCGCACGGTATTGCGGTCTATGGAACAAAAGCTCCAGCGGCCATTGAAGATATTGAAATCAAAGGAAACACTGTTGAAAAATTAAAGCTTGGCTTCAGTGAAGCGTTTGTGCTCAATGGAAACGTCACTAAGTTTCGTGTGACACATAACACGGTTCGCCACACGGATAATATAGGTATTGATTTAATTGGTTTTGAGAACGTAGCACCTTCTAAAAAGTACGATCAAGTTAGAAATGGTGTTGTATCAAGAAACAAAGTGTACGAGATCACGAGTGTAGGGAATCCAGCCTATGGCAAAGACATCTCCGCTGGTGGCATTTATGTGGATGGTGGGAAGGATATTGTGATTGATCATAACATTACACATCACAACGATCTTGGGATTGAAGTCACAAGTGAACATAAAGGAAAAATGGCAGATCGTATTCGCATTGAACACAACCAAGTGTATTTGAACCGTTATACAGGCATTTCAATTGGCGGTTATGATAAAAAGCGAGGCGGAACAACAAATACGACGATCTCACATAATATTTTATACAAAAATGACACAGCTGGCTTAGAAGGCGGCCAATTGTTGATGCAATATCAAGCCGTGAACAATCGAATCACGAGCAATATCATGACAGCGAGTGCCTCGCATTACTTAGTCGTGAATCTTTATGGAGTGAATCAAAAGAATATCTTCCAAAAGAACGTATATGATGACCGCAAAGGTGCGAAGGCATCACAGTGGGTATGGCGCGGGAAATGGATGGAGGGCTACAAAACGTATCTCTCTAAAAGCGGACAAGATAAAGGATCAGCACACCTCAATCCACAATTTGTGAATGAGAAAAAATATGATTTTCGCCTGAAGAAGTCATCACCTGCTAAGAAAATCATCGGAAATTAA
- a CDS encoding branched-chain amino acid aminotransferase — MPKQPIRVELSSTKKPKPQSDQLEFGKIFTDHMFVMDYSIDQGWYDPRIIPYQAIPMDPASMVYHYGQSVFEGLKAYVSEDQKILLFRPEKNMERLNRSNDRLCIPQIDTETVLEGLNELIRIDKDWVPDAEGTSLYIRPFIISTEPYLGVAPSSTYKLLIILSPVGSYYKEGIHPVKIAVENEFVRAVKGGTGNAKTAGNYASSLKAQQVAETKGFSQVLWLDGVEKKYIEEVGSMNIFFKINGEIVTPELNGSILEGITRNSVLELLKHWGIPVTERKISIDELIEAHQSGELEEIFGTGTAAVISPVGELIYHDQPYVIQDGQTGEVSKKLYEAITGIQKGTQPDIFGWTVEVDSVVKQA; from the coding sequence ATGCCAAAACAACCCATCCGCGTTGAACTTAGTTCAACAAAAAAACCAAAACCTCAATCTGATCAACTTGAATTCGGAAAAATCTTCACAGATCACATGTTTGTGATGGATTATTCCATTGATCAAGGCTGGTATGACCCAAGAATTATCCCTTATCAGGCCATTCCAATGGACCCAGCTTCGATGGTCTACCATTATGGGCAATCTGTTTTTGAAGGCTTGAAGGCTTATGTTTCCGAGGATCAGAAAATTCTCTTATTCCGTCCGGAAAAGAACATGGAGCGCTTAAACAGATCCAATGACCGCCTGTGTATCCCGCAAATTGATACAGAAACGGTTTTAGAGGGCTTAAATGAACTCATTCGCATTGATAAGGATTGGGTACCTGATGCAGAGGGCACTTCCTTGTATATCCGTCCATTCATTATTTCCACTGAGCCGTATTTAGGCGTTGCACCGTCAAGCACGTATAAGCTGCTGATTATCCTATCTCCAGTGGGATCTTACTATAAAGAAGGCATCCATCCAGTCAAAATTGCCGTTGAAAACGAGTTTGTCCGTGCCGTTAAAGGCGGAACAGGAAATGCCAAAACAGCTGGAAACTACGCCTCAAGCCTTAAGGCACAGCAAGTGGCTGAAACGAAAGGTTTTTCACAAGTTCTTTGGCTTGATGGTGTTGAGAAGAAGTATATTGAAGAAGTCGGAAGTATGAATATCTTCTTTAAGATCAATGGGGAAATCGTGACGCCTGAATTGAACGGCAGCATTTTAGAAGGCATCACCCGTAACTCTGTACTTGAGCTATTAAAACATTGGGGAATTCCAGTGACAGAGCGTAAAATTTCGATTGATGAGTTAATTGAAGCACATCAATCAGGTGAGCTTGAAGAAATCTTTGGAACTGGAACGGCGGCCGTCATCTCTCCTGTCGGGGAATTAATTTATCACGATCAGCCATATGTGATTCAAGATGGTCAAACAGGTGAAGTATCAAAGAAATTGTATGAAGCCATTACTGGTATTCAAAAAGGCACACAACCAGATATCTTCGGCTGGACAGTAGAAGTCGACTCGGTCGTCAAACAAGCTTAA
- a CDS encoding transporter substrate-binding domain-containing protein → MKKSMLLIMGLIVVLVMAACGSKSDSGSGEGKDTYKIGIDVTYPPFEFEKGGKTEGIDVDLINAIAKDQDFKVKLEAMDFSGIIPAMQAGQLDVGMGGMSITDERKKKVDFSDPYFDAGLTVVVKKDSSIKSIDDLKGKKLAVKNGTTGAKFASDNADKYGYEVVQFNDSPSMFQEVSNGNADALIEDYPVITYAIAQQDLKLKTVGDRLNGDQYGISVMKGKNQDLLKKINKGLENLKKNGEYDKIIDKYLKS, encoded by the coding sequence ATGAAAAAATCGATGTTACTGATCATGGGACTCATAGTTGTGCTCGTCATGGCAGCCTGTGGATCAAAATCGGACAGCGGTTCGGGAGAAGGCAAAGACACATATAAAATAGGGATAGATGTAACATATCCGCCGTTTGAATTTGAAAAGGGCGGTAAAACTGAAGGGATAGACGTAGATCTAATTAACGCCATCGCGAAAGACCAAGACTTCAAAGTGAAGCTGGAAGCTATGGATTTCTCAGGCATTATCCCAGCAATGCAGGCAGGCCAGCTTGATGTAGGGATGGGCGGAATGAGTATTACAGATGAGCGTAAGAAGAAGGTAGATTTCTCAGACCCATACTTCGACGCTGGACTGACAGTTGTTGTGAAAAAAGACAGCAGCATTAAATCAATTGATGATTTAAAGGGGAAAAAGCTAGCTGTTAAAAATGGGACGACGGGTGCAAAATTTGCATCGGATAACGCAGATAAATATGGGTATGAAGTGGTTCAATTTAACGACAGCCCATCGATGTTCCAAGAAGTTTCAAACGGAAATGCAGATGCTTTAATTGAGGATTATCCTGTCATTACGTATGCAATCGCACAACAAGATTTAAAATTGAAAACAGTTGGAGACCGATTGAATGGCGACCAGTATGGTATCTCTGTCATGAAGGGGAAAAACCAAGATCTATTGAAAAAGATCAATAAAGGTCTAGAGAACCTAAAGAAAAACGGTGAATATGACAAGATTATTGATAAATATTTGAAGTCATAA
- a CDS encoding sugar ABC transporter substrate-binding protein, giving the protein MKRKYFTSSLILLTVLTVLLTGCGTGSSAGSKANANEKVSFDNVPKRFAKGQGAKIKVIRKIGGDDHTAQFLAGTKAEGEALGFTVDVYTANGDTAKFHDAISQALEENYDGFIISHGDDEATVADVKKITAKGIPVVAFDSNPKLKGIKGVTVTSQDDEQLAKKSLDALVSDFKGKANIAYLWVDGFPPMVRRNKVYQETLKQHSGIKELDRFGIASSDTSVQTQNAVAAMLNKYPKGKLDAIFATWDAFAIGAARALKEAGRTEVKIYGIDVSNADLQEMTAKDSPWKYTAAVDPKLIGAVDVRILAKKIAGEKTPSSYDLEASLISQKQLQQSGKAINMVNLADEVKGFGSSTAFEEDWMKTLKKHYTK; this is encoded by the coding sequence ATGAAGCGTAAGTATTTTACATCTAGTCTTATATTATTAACGGTATTGACTGTCCTATTAACAGGCTGCGGCACTGGATCGAGTGCGGGCTCAAAGGCAAATGCGAATGAAAAAGTCTCTTTTGACAATGTACCGAAGCGATTCGCAAAGGGACAGGGAGCAAAAATTAAAGTCATCCGTAAAATCGGCGGAGATGATCATACAGCACAGTTTTTAGCTGGGACAAAGGCAGAAGGTGAAGCGCTTGGCTTTACGGTTGATGTCTACACCGCAAATGGAGATACAGCGAAGTTCCATGACGCCATCTCTCAGGCGCTGGAAGAAAATTATGATGGCTTTATCATCTCTCATGGGGACGACGAGGCGACCGTCGCTGACGTGAAAAAGATTACGGCAAAGGGCATTCCGGTCGTAGCGTTCGATTCAAATCCTAAACTGAAAGGCATCAAAGGGGTTACAGTGACGTCTCAAGATGACGAACAATTAGCGAAAAAATCACTAGACGCACTCGTGTCTGATTTTAAAGGAAAAGCCAATATTGCGTACCTCTGGGTAGATGGATTCCCGCCAATGGTGAGACGGAACAAGGTTTATCAAGAAACGCTCAAACAACATTCCGGCATCAAGGAACTTGACCGCTTTGGTATTGCCTCCTCTGATACGTCTGTTCAAACACAAAATGCAGTGGCAGCGATGCTAAATAAATATCCAAAGGGTAAACTTGATGCTATTTTTGCCACGTGGGATGCCTTTGCCATTGGCGCAGCAAGAGCGCTAAAGGAAGCAGGAAGAACAGAAGTGAAGATTTATGGGATTGATGTGTCAAATGCTGATCTTCAAGAAATGACAGCAAAAGACAGTCCGTGGAAGTACACAGCAGCAGTTGATCCGAAGCTCATTGGCGCAGTTGACGTGAGAATTCTTGCGAAGAAAATAGCGGGCGAGAAAACCCCGTCTTCCTATGACCTTGAGGCCTCTCTCATCTCACAAAAACAGCTTCAACAATCAGGAAAAGCCATCAATATGGTCAATCTTGCAGACGAAGTGAAGGGATTCGGCTCATCAACTGCCTTTGAAGAAGATTGGATGAAGACCTTGAAGAAGCATTATACAAAATAA
- a CDS encoding Rap family tetratricopeptide repeat protein, whose translation MSETGVLSSVDVANMLNDWYVMMKKREIQGAIQLKEEILQAFDHMEENQDVLLYYQLLEYRFKDLIEDTASLDHSLFVDENAIRTDDMLSYYFYFFKGMYEMRRGNQDTAFHLLKLAEDKLDLVHDDIEKAEFHYKTGCLYYNIRSTLLSIHHLKMASSIYDADPCYVKKSISCQMMLALNYADQSKYDEAESLFEEVIHSLEQMEDPDLLGHAYCNAAFIKSLRNEYSEAVPLLEKALLIETFETSSPGGYLLAMYAYTKALFKLKKPGLFHYYVQLSLQKAENLKQRNISLKLSILETLMLQQDNMIEQIKSYCDQLESMNFLVDLEAICQDAAAYLTDLGLHEESTYFWNKALSLKTC comes from the coding sequence TTGTCAGAAACAGGTGTTTTGTCGTCCGTTGATGTAGCGAATATGTTAAATGACTGGTATGTCATGATGAAAAAAAGAGAAATACAAGGTGCGATCCAGCTAAAGGAAGAGATTCTTCAAGCGTTTGATCACATGGAAGAGAATCAAGACGTCTTACTTTACTATCAATTGCTAGAGTACCGTTTTAAAGATCTCATCGAAGATACAGCTTCGTTGGATCATAGTCTTTTTGTTGATGAAAATGCAATCCGTACAGATGACATGCTCAGCTATTATTTCTATTTCTTTAAAGGGATGTATGAAATGCGCAGAGGCAATCAGGATACGGCATTTCACCTTTTAAAATTGGCAGAGGATAAATTAGATCTCGTCCACGATGACATTGAAAAAGCAGAATTTCATTATAAAACAGGCTGTCTTTACTATAATATAAGATCCACGCTCCTCTCCATACACCACTTGAAAATGGCTTCATCTATTTATGACGCAGATCCATGTTATGTAAAAAAGTCAATCAGCTGTCAAATGATGCTCGCTTTGAATTATGCTGATCAATCAAAATATGATGAGGCAGAATCATTATTTGAAGAAGTAATTCATTCACTAGAACAAATGGAAGACCCAGATTTACTTGGTCATGCGTATTGCAATGCTGCTTTTATTAAAAGTCTTAGAAATGAATACAGTGAAGCTGTGCCGCTCCTAGAAAAGGCTTTATTGATCGAGACATTTGAAACGTCTTCTCCAGGCGGCTACTTACTTGCCATGTATGCCTACACAAAAGCACTATTCAAGCTGAAAAAACCTGGTTTGTTCCACTACTATGTACAGCTTTCACTTCAAAAAGCAGAAAATTTAAAACAACGAAACATTTCACTTAAATTATCTATTTTAGAAACACTTATGCTTCAGCAAGACAACATGATAGAGCAAATCAAGTCTTATTGTGATCAATTAGAATCTATGAATTTTCTTGTCGATCTTGAAGCCATCTGTCAGGATGCAGCTGCTTACTTAACAGATCTTGGACTTCATGAAGAATCTACTTATTTCTGGAACAAGGCGTTATCCTTAAAAACTTGTTAA
- a CDS encoding sugar ABC transporter ATP-binding protein: MTAPLVCMKHISIEFPGVKALDQVNFTLEKGTVHALIGANGAGKSTLMKVLSGAHSHYEGSIQINGQAASIQTPKDAASYGVQTVHQEVDTALVPYLSVGENMMMHQLEKKTFVGWKELHRKAAHRLKELDIDISTKRLVSDLSLAEKQMVLIAKAVSIKCSILILDEPTAPLSHAETNKLFSMIDRLKQNGTGIVFISHRMPEIFTICDELTVMRNGTDVAAHLVQNTNPQQIIEEMLGAPLEEQFPLRTPLKDAPIVLEVKQLNDQHKLRNIHLHVKKGEILGIAGLVGAGKTELCKALFGASEKTTGTVQLHGQTVRFTSPHQAVRAGMALVPEERRKEGVLTEESVGWNLTAANLRSFSRVFSFLHRSKEKRKADEIVKRLGVKTPSLEAKVKHLSGGNQQKIAIGKWLLAEADVYLFDEPTKGVDIGAKKDIFTLIAELAARGKSVIYASSELSEIAGIADRVYVLYDGSIAREMTAPTTEEELLYHSTGGQS, translated from the coding sequence ATGACAGCGCCGTTAGTTTGTATGAAGCATATTTCGATTGAATTCCCAGGAGTAAAAGCGTTAGATCAAGTGAATTTCACATTAGAAAAAGGGACAGTTCATGCACTGATTGGAGCGAATGGTGCTGGGAAGTCCACGTTAATGAAAGTTCTTTCTGGCGCTCATTCCCATTATGAAGGAAGCATCCAAATCAATGGTCAGGCGGCATCAATTCAAACCCCAAAGGATGCGGCCTCATATGGTGTGCAGACGGTTCATCAAGAAGTGGATACAGCTCTCGTTCCTTATTTAAGTGTTGGAGAGAATATGATGATGCATCAGCTTGAGAAAAAAACATTTGTCGGCTGGAAAGAGCTACACCGTAAGGCAGCTCACCGATTAAAAGAATTGGACATCGACATTTCCACAAAACGCCTTGTGAGTGATCTGTCCCTTGCGGAAAAACAGATGGTGCTCATCGCCAAGGCTGTTTCAATCAAATGCAGCATTTTAATCTTAGATGAACCAACAGCCCCGCTTAGTCATGCAGAAACAAACAAGTTATTTTCAATGATTGATCGGCTGAAACAGAATGGAACGGGTATTGTGTTTATCTCTCATCGCATGCCTGAAATTTTCACCATTTGTGATGAACTGACAGTGATGCGAAATGGAACCGATGTCGCAGCTCATCTTGTTCAAAATACAAATCCCCAGCAGATCATTGAAGAAATGCTAGGAGCGCCATTAGAGGAGCAATTCCCGCTTCGTACACCTTTGAAAGACGCACCTATTGTCCTTGAAGTGAAGCAGCTAAACGACCAGCATAAATTACGCAACATTCATCTTCATGTGAAAAAGGGAGAAATTCTCGGAATTGCAGGCCTTGTCGGTGCAGGAAAAACGGAATTGTGTAAAGCGCTTTTCGGCGCCTCAGAAAAAACGACGGGGACTGTACAACTTCATGGTCAAACCGTACGCTTCACATCGCCTCATCAAGCTGTGAGAGCTGGAATGGCCCTTGTGCCAGAAGAAAGGAGAAAGGAAGGGGTTCTGACAGAAGAGAGTGTGGGGTGGAACTTAACAGCAGCAAATCTTCGTTCATTCTCACGTGTGTTCAGCTTCTTACATCGTTCAAAGGAAAAGCGGAAAGCAGACGAAATCGTCAAGCGACTTGGTGTGAAAACCCCATCTCTTGAAGCAAAGGTGAAGCATCTATCCGGTGGAAATCAACAGAAGATTGCCATTGGAAAATGGCTGCTGGCTGAGGCGGATGTCTATCTCTTTGATGAACCAACTAAAGGTGTTGACATTGGAGCGAAAAAAGATATTTTCACACTGATTGCAGAGCTTGCCGCCCGCGGGAAATCTGTGATTTATGCGTCAAGTGAGCTGTCGGAGATTGCAGGGATCGCAGACCGCGTCTATGTGCTGTATGATGGCAGCATTGCCCGGGAAATGACGGCCCCAACGACTGAGGAAGAGCTTTTATATCATTCAACAGGAGGACAATCATGA
- a CDS encoding PTS lactose/cellobiose transporter subunit IIA, with amino-acid sequence MEMEQIVFQLILHGGNGRSSAMEAITCAKQGNFDEAKLKLQEAQDALNEAHHAQTELIQGEIRGEKTDISLLMIHAQDHLMNAMTVKELAAEIIELHEKMKQLGGVNS; translated from the coding sequence ATGGAAATGGAACAAATTGTGTTTCAACTCATCTTACACGGCGGGAATGGCAGAAGCTCAGCGATGGAGGCCATTACATGTGCAAAGCAAGGAAACTTTGATGAGGCGAAGCTAAAATTGCAGGAAGCACAAGACGCGTTAAATGAGGCGCATCACGCACAAACAGAGCTGATCCAAGGAGAAATTAGAGGAGAAAAGACCGACATCAGTCTCTTAATGATCCATGCACAGGATCATCTCATGAACGCAATGACTGTCAAGGAGCTTGCGGCGGAAATCATCGAGCTCCATGAAAAAATGAAGCAACTCGGAGGTGTCAATTCATGA
- a CDS encoding 6-phospho-beta-glucosidase — translation MKEGIKIVTIGGGSSYTPELVEGFIKRYHELPVKELWLVDIEAGQEKLNIVGALAKRMVEKAGLPIEVHLTLDRREALKDADFVTTQFRVGLLEARAKDERIPLKYGVIGQETNGPGGLFKGLRTIPVILDIVKDMEELCPDAWLVNFTNPAGMVTEAVLRYTNLKKVVGLCNVPIGIKMGIAKALEVDVERIEVQFAGLNHMVYGLDVYLDGVSIMDQVLDELGNPNSQWSMKNIEAKNWEPSFVKGLGVIPCPYHRYYYKTKDMLEEEQKAAQEKGTRAEVVLQVEHELFELYKDPDLSIKPPQLEKRGGAYYSDAACNLISSIYNDKHDIQPVNTVNRGAIASIPADSAVEVNCIITKDGPKPIATGDLPVAVRGLVQQIKSFERVAAEAAVTGDYETALVAMTINPLVPSDEIAKQILDEMLEAHREYLPQFFKSVKA, via the coding sequence ATGAAAGAAGGAATCAAAATTGTCACAATAGGCGGAGGATCGAGCTATACGCCTGAGCTTGTCGAAGGATTTATCAAACGGTATCATGAATTGCCAGTAAAGGAATTATGGCTAGTGGATATTGAAGCGGGTCAGGAAAAGTTAAACATTGTGGGTGCTCTTGCGAAACGCATGGTCGAAAAAGCAGGGCTACCGATTGAAGTACACCTGACGCTTGACCGCAGGGAGGCCCTGAAGGACGCAGATTTTGTGACAACACAATTTCGTGTAGGGTTGCTTGAAGCACGTGCAAAGGATGAGAGAATCCCGCTGAAATACGGCGTCATCGGTCAGGAAACGAACGGACCAGGCGGTTTATTTAAAGGTCTTCGAACCATTCCAGTGATTCTCGACATCGTGAAGGATATGGAAGAGCTTTGTCCAGATGCATGGCTTGTGAATTTTACAAATCCAGCAGGGATGGTCACAGAAGCTGTGCTGCGCTATACGAATCTAAAAAAAGTAGTCGGACTATGCAATGTTCCAATTGGGATAAAAATGGGGATTGCCAAGGCGCTTGAGGTGGATGTTGAACGGATCGAGGTACAGTTCGCAGGCCTCAACCACATGGTTTATGGATTAGACGTGTATTTAGACGGGGTCAGCATTATGGATCAAGTGCTCGATGAATTAGGAAATCCGAATAGTCAGTGGTCTATGAAGAACATTGAAGCGAAAAACTGGGAACCTTCTTTTGTGAAAGGCTTAGGAGTCATCCCATGCCCGTATCACCGCTATTACTATAAAACAAAAGATATGCTGGAAGAAGAGCAAAAGGCAGCCCAAGAAAAAGGAACAAGAGCAGAGGTTGTGTTGCAGGTCGAGCACGAATTATTTGAGCTCTATAAAGATCCCGATTTATCAATTAAACCTCCGCAACTCGAAAAAAGAGGCGGGGCGTACTACAGTGATGCGGCATGTAACTTAATCAGCTCCATCTATAATGATAAGCATGACATCCAACCAGTCAATACAGTGAACAGAGGGGCCATTGCCAGCATTCCGGCTGATTCAGCGGTTGAAGTGAACTGTATCATCACCAAGGATGGACCAAAACCAATTGCGACGGGTGATCTGCCTGTAGCTGTGAGAGGGCTCGTTCAACAAATCAAATCATTTGAGCGTGTGGCAGCAGAAGCGGCAGTCACAGGAGATTACGAGACGGCTCTTGTAGCAATGACGATCAATCCGCTTGTCCCATCTGACGAAATTGCAAAGCAAATTTTAGATGAAATGCTCGAAGCGCATCGTGAATATTTACCGCAATTCTTCAAATCAGTTAAAGCATAA